One Anser cygnoides isolate HZ-2024a breed goose chromosome 4, Taihu_goose_T2T_genome, whole genome shotgun sequence genomic region harbors:
- the PAIP2B gene encoding polyadenylate-binding protein-interacting protein 2B — protein sequence MMNGSDVASTTTPSPKSKEEQVVNGHDEKEKNPFAEYMWMENEEDFNRQVEEELQEQEFLDRCFQEMLDEEDQDWFIPSRDLPQGMGQLQQQLNGLSVGDGHASEDILSKSNLNPDAKEFVPGVKY from the exons ATGATGAATGGCTCCGACGTCGCCAGCACCACGACGcccagccccaaatccaagGAGGAGCAGGTCGTGAACGGCCACGATGAGAAGGAGAAGAACCCCTTCGCCGAGTACATGTGGATGGAGAACGAGGAGGACTTCAACAGGCAG GtggaggaggagctgcaggagcaggagttTCTGGACCGCTGCTTCCAGGAGATGCTGGACGAAGAAGACCAGGACTGGTTCATCCCCTCGCGAGACCTGCCCCAGGgcatggggcagctgcagcagcagctgaacgGGCTCTCCGTCGGCGACGGCCACGCTTCGGAGGACATTCTG AGCAAAAGCAACTTGAATCCAGACGCCAAGGAGTTCGTGCCCGGTGTGAAGTACTGA